The following are encoded together in the Desulfococcus multivorans genome:
- the acsB gene encoding acetyl-CoA decarbonylase/synthase complex subunit alpha/beta, with product MSRLVAFAGIQGGYNIVSKVEGRYKRALESFDATTKVGFPNTAYYLPVIYSLLGLKVETLEDMKKPLDVIRKLLPPHIKGSNHLPYLGPLLDAGMAAIFAFELDEALNYLEKPDFYYVSEETDIENGKIWLGAAEDTIFRKRGVEFVDGSAPGFAAIVGAAPSPEIAKTIIEEYQKRSIYVFLAANQNGTSCAQQLIEAGVDIGWHTKIVPFGPEISSAVFALGFANRVAMAFGGVPAGDYKKILMYNKNRVFAFVNALGDVNAEWAAAAAGAVNWGFPTIADTDIPQILPTGICTYEHVIGNIAHDDIVEKSIETRGLKVTIAQIDIPCSFGPAYEGERVRGKDLFVQAGGGKTQCTEYLELADMKEIDDGKVTVIGPDIPDMKRGEVFPLGIFVQVGGREFQKDFEPILERQTHHLVNYIQGVMHAGQRDIAWVRISDAAVDKGFTLKDLGVVLHAKLHQDFSAILDKIQVTIYTKKEDVDKLTAKARAAYKYRDERVDKMTDDDVETFYSCTLCQSFAPNHVCTVSPERTGLCGAYNWMDCKAAYQINPTGPNQPIEKGECLDPKLGQWKGVNEFVSKASRGAVTHYNFYSLVQDPMTTCGCCEAIAAMLPGCNGVMTVHREYTGETPCGMKFTTLAGVMGGGASSPGFVGHSKYNITQRKFLVGDGGLLRMVWMPKSLKEEIRERLLKRGAEMGCPDLIDRIADETVGVTEEEIMPFLKEKKHPALDMEPIVG from the coding sequence ATGTCAAGACTAGTTGCGTTCGCCGGTATTCAGGGCGGTTACAACATCGTTTCCAAGGTCGAGGGTCGTTACAAGAGGGCTCTGGAGTCCTTTGACGCCACCACCAAGGTCGGATTCCCCAACACGGCGTATTACCTGCCGGTCATCTACTCCCTTCTGGGCCTCAAGGTCGAAACCCTCGAGGACATGAAGAAGCCCCTGGACGTCATCCGGAAGCTCCTGCCCCCCCATATCAAGGGGAGCAACCACCTGCCCTACCTCGGGCCCCTTCTGGACGCCGGCATGGCCGCCATCTTCGCCTTCGAGCTCGACGAGGCCCTCAACTACCTCGAGAAACCGGATTTTTACTATGTTTCAGAGGAAACCGACATCGAAAACGGGAAAATCTGGCTGGGTGCGGCGGAGGATACGATCTTCCGTAAACGCGGCGTCGAGTTCGTCGACGGCTCCGCCCCCGGGTTCGCCGCCATCGTCGGCGCGGCCCCGTCCCCGGAGATCGCCAAGACCATCATCGAGGAGTATCAGAAACGCTCCATCTACGTCTTTCTGGCGGCCAATCAGAACGGGACTTCCTGCGCCCAACAGCTGATCGAGGCCGGCGTGGACATCGGCTGGCACACCAAGATCGTCCCCTTCGGGCCTGAAATCTCTTCGGCGGTTTTCGCCCTGGGCTTCGCCAACCGCGTCGCCATGGCCTTCGGCGGCGTTCCGGCCGGGGACTACAAGAAGATCCTCATGTACAACAAGAACCGCGTCTTCGCCTTCGTCAACGCCCTGGGCGACGTCAACGCGGAGTGGGCCGCCGCGGCGGCCGGTGCCGTCAACTGGGGCTTTCCCACCATCGCCGACACCGACATCCCCCAGATCCTGCCCACGGGTATCTGTACCTACGAGCACGTCATCGGCAACATCGCGCATGACGACATCGTGGAGAAGTCCATCGAGACCCGCGGCCTCAAGGTCACGATCGCCCAGATCGACATCCCCTGCTCCTTCGGCCCCGCCTACGAGGGAGAGCGCGTCCGCGGCAAGGACCTCTTTGTCCAGGCCGGCGGCGGCAAGACCCAGTGCACGGAGTACCTGGAACTGGCCGATATGAAGGAGATCGACGACGGCAAGGTCACGGTCATCGGCCCGGACATCCCCGACATGAAGCGCGGCGAGGTCTTTCCGCTGGGCATCTTCGTCCAGGTGGGCGGACGCGAATTCCAGAAGGATTTCGAACCGATCCTGGAGCGCCAGACCCATCACCTGGTCAACTACATCCAGGGCGTCATGCACGCCGGCCAGCGCGACATCGCCTGGGTCCGCATCAGCGACGCTGCCGTGGATAAGGGTTTTACCCTGAAAGACCTGGGCGTGGTGCTCCACGCCAAGCTCCACCAGGATTTCTCGGCCATTCTCGACAAGATCCAGGTCACGATCTACACCAAGAAGGAAGATGTGGACAAGCTGACGGCCAAGGCTCGTGCCGCCTACAAGTATCGGGACGAACGCGTCGACAAAATGACCGACGACGACGTGGAAACCTTTTACTCCTGTACCCTCTGCCAGTCCTTCGCCCCCAACCACGTCTGCACCGTCAGCCCCGAGCGGACGGGCCTCTGCGGCGCCTACAACTGGATGGACTGCAAGGCGGCCTACCAGATCAACCCCACCGGGCCCAACCAGCCCATCGAAAAGGGCGAATGCCTCGATCCCAAGCTGGGCCAGTGGAAAGGCGTCAACGAGTTCGTGTCCAAGGCCTCCCGCGGCGCGGTCACCCACTATAACTTCTACTCCCTGGTTCAAGATCCCATGACCACCTGCGGCTGCTGCGAGGCCATCGCCGCCATGCTGCCCGGCTGCAACGGCGTCATGACCGTTCACCGGGAATACACCGGCGAGACGCCCTGCGGCATGAAGTTCACGACCCTGGCCGGCGTCATGGGCGGCGGCGCGTCCTCCCCGGGGTTCGTCGGCCACTCCAAGTACAACATCACCCAGCGGAAATTCCTCGTGGGCGACGGCGGGCTGCTCCGGATGGTCTGGATGCCCAAGAGCCTGAAGGAAGAGATCCGCGAGCGGCTGCTCAAACGGGGCGCGGAGATGGGATGTCCGGACCTCATCGACCGGATCGCCGACGAGACCGTCGGTGTCACCGAGGAGGAGATCATGCCCTTCCTCAAGGAGAAGAAGCATCCGGCCCTGGATATGGAGCCGATCGTCGGGTAA
- a CDS encoding type I glyceraldehyde-3-phosphate dehydrogenase produces the protein MDSTSSKLGINGLGRIGKLTLWHHIARKHFDELVVNLGRSVGKSMADIAHYVERDSTYGFLANYLRGYAGGSVIQEIDDANQTLVIDGIRVRFLLENRNPQAIDWQAHDVRLVVDTTGQFLDPTLPGDHAKGSVRGHLESGAEKVVVSAPFKIKDQGREMPTDAVTTVMGVNDHDYDPRRHRIISNASCTTTCLAHMMKPLINMFGPRKILSASMATIHAATGSQQVLDRLPKAGAGDLRKNRSIMNNIILTSTGAAKALRLVIPEMEEIGFIAESVRIPTSSGSLVILVVNFQEEPEGEPIRRETINDVYRQAALQDPHQYLHFSEQQNVSGDIIGAPRAAAVIEGHETHTRTAEVTMDLSRIPGIAPGARELLKETVVRIPITQAVIYGWYDNEMGSYVNMLGDRTVTVAESM, from the coding sequence ATGGATAGCACGTCATCAAAGCTGGGCATCAACGGACTGGGCAGAATCGGCAAACTCACCCTGTGGCACCATATCGCCCGAAAACATTTCGACGAGCTGGTGGTCAACCTCGGACGGTCGGTGGGGAAATCCATGGCGGATATCGCCCACTATGTGGAGCGGGACTCCACCTACGGCTTTCTCGCCAATTACCTTCGGGGGTACGCAGGGGGGTCGGTCATCCAGGAAATCGACGACGCGAATCAGACCCTTGTCATCGACGGCATCCGGGTTCGGTTTCTGTTGGAAAACCGCAATCCCCAGGCCATCGACTGGCAAGCGCACGACGTCCGGCTGGTGGTCGACACCACCGGTCAGTTTCTGGATCCCACCCTTCCGGGGGACCACGCCAAGGGATCCGTCCGGGGCCATCTGGAGTCCGGCGCCGAAAAGGTCGTCGTATCGGCGCCGTTCAAGATCAAGGATCAGGGACGGGAGATGCCGACGGACGCGGTGACCACCGTGATGGGCGTCAATGATCACGATTACGACCCCCGCCGGCACCGGATCATCTCCAATGCTTCGTGCACCACCACGTGTCTCGCCCACATGATGAAGCCCCTGATCAACATGTTCGGGCCGAGAAAGATCCTCTCGGCGTCCATGGCCACGATCCATGCGGCCACGGGCTCTCAGCAGGTGCTCGACCGGTTGCCCAAGGCGGGCGCCGGGGACCTGCGGAAAAACCGGAGCATCATGAACAACATCATTCTCACCTCGACGGGGGCCGCCAAGGCATTGCGCCTGGTCATCCCGGAAATGGAGGAGATCGGCTTCATTGCGGAGTCGGTTCGGATTCCCACCAGCTCGGGCTCTCTGGTCATCCTGGTCGTCAACTTCCAGGAGGAGCCTGAAGGGGAACCCATCCGACGGGAGACCATCAACGACGTCTATCGCCAGGCCGCCCTGCAGGATCCCCACCAATACCTCCATTTTTCGGAACAGCAGAATGTTTCCGGCGACATCATCGGAGCGCCCAGGGCCGCCGCCGTCATCGAGGGTCATGAAACCCACACCCGGACCGCCGAGGTCACCATGGACCTGAGCCGCATCCCCGGGATAGCGCCGGGGGCGCGGGAGCTGCTGAAGGAGACCGTTGTAAGGATCCCCATCACCCAGGCCGTCATCTACGGCTGGTACGACAACGAGATGGGAAGCTACGTCAATATGCTGGGAGATCGGACGGTCACCGTCGCCGAGAGCATGTAA
- a CDS encoding dihydropteroate synthase codes for MAKLKDVLRPLNDGEFWVIGESLNVIGKEIGKAFKERNPKPIQAEALVQKEKGVDLIDINLGPAKKDGHELMPWVVETVQEVVDDVPLVLDTSNIEAIRAALPKCKMPPMINSIMVRPARYEAMIPMAAEFGADFCALMWGPEGLPRDENERAALLVELMTVANEAGIENDQMWVDGIVTPVNIQQPQAISLMNFMDMLPEIMPGAMSTCGVSNISSGVPDNLRHVLNITFTVMLHHHGMKSFIADCKDDITMDLAHGKRPDIMKAIKDTMDGNPPDMSSLSQELQHYVKSTNVILGKTLFSDSWLEV; via the coding sequence ATGGCGAAATTAAAAGATGTGTTGCGGCCGTTGAACGACGGTGAATTCTGGGTTATCGGAGAAAGCTTGAACGTGATCGGAAAAGAGATCGGCAAGGCGTTCAAGGAGCGGAACCCCAAGCCCATTCAGGCGGAAGCCCTGGTTCAGAAGGAAAAAGGGGTGGACCTGATCGACATCAACCTCGGACCGGCCAAGAAGGACGGTCACGAACTGATGCCCTGGGTCGTTGAAACGGTTCAGGAGGTGGTGGACGACGTTCCTCTGGTGCTCGACACCTCCAACATCGAAGCCATCCGGGCGGCCCTGCCGAAGTGCAAGATGCCCCCCATGATCAACTCTATCATGGTTCGGCCGGCGCGCTATGAGGCAATGATTCCCATGGCCGCCGAGTTCGGCGCCGACTTCTGCGCCCTCATGTGGGGACCTGAAGGCCTGCCCCGCGACGAGAACGAGCGGGCCGCCCTTCTGGTGGAACTCATGACCGTGGCCAACGAGGCCGGGATTGAAAACGACCAGATGTGGGTCGACGGCATCGTGACGCCGGTGAACATCCAGCAACCTCAGGCCATCTCCCTCATGAACTTCATGGACATGCTCCCCGAGATCATGCCGGGCGCCATGAGCACCTGCGGCGTCTCCAACATCTCCAGCGGGGTTCCGGACAATCTGAGACACGTCCTGAACATCACCTTCACGGTCATGCTCCATCACCACGGCATGAAGTCCTTCATCGCCGACTGCAAGGACGACATCACCATGGACCTGGCCCACGGCAAACGTCCGGACATCATGAAAGCCATCAAGGACACCATGGACGGCAATCCGCCGGATATGAGCAGCCTTTCCCAGGAACTTCAGCATTACGTGAAGTCGACCAACGTCATTCTCGGAAAAACGTTGTTTTCCGACTCCTGGCTGGAAGTCTGA
- the acsC gene encoding acetyl-CoA decarbonylase/synthase complex subunit gamma, whose protein sequence is MALTGIQIFKLLPKTNCKECGVPTCLAFAMNLASGKAELDQCPYVSDEAREKLAEASAPPILPVEIGKGVRKVTVGGETVLYRHEKTFFNACAYAAVVGSDIPDADLEAKLKAWNALQYERVGLNLRPELVAVNDVNGDAAAFAKVAKTVAETSEFNVILMTEKTDVMKAGIEACGFKSPLMCAATAANIDEWGALAKENNLPIVVRAESVEALQDLTDKLVGMGHKKIILDPGSREIKQALEDQVAIRRSALKNANRKLGFPTITFPCAMADNLEMETLISAMFTAKYGAVNVMSDFAGESIFPLLLERLNIYTDPQRPMTVTEGIYPINNPDENSPILITTNFALTYFIVSGEIEGSKVPCWLLIKDSEGLSVLTAWAAGKFSGDDVGMFVKKSGIMDKAKTTELVIPGYAAAIAGDVEEELPGWKITVGPREAAHIPAFLKEKTK, encoded by the coding sequence ATGGCTTTAACCGGTATTCAGATTTTTAAACTCCTGCCCAAAACCAACTGCAAGGAATGTGGGGTTCCCACATGTCTTGCATTCGCCATGAACCTGGCATCCGGGAAGGCTGAACTGGACCAGTGCCCATACGTATCCGACGAAGCCAGAGAGAAGCTCGCCGAGGCTTCCGCACCGCCGATCCTCCCCGTGGAGATCGGTAAGGGCGTGCGCAAGGTCACCGTCGGCGGTGAAACCGTCCTCTACCGCCATGAAAAAACCTTTTTCAACGCCTGCGCCTACGCCGCCGTCGTGGGCTCCGATATCCCCGACGCCGATCTCGAGGCCAAGCTCAAGGCGTGGAACGCCCTGCAATACGAGCGGGTGGGCCTCAATCTGAGACCCGAGCTGGTGGCCGTGAACGACGTGAACGGCGACGCCGCCGCCTTCGCCAAGGTTGCCAAGACCGTGGCCGAAACCTCCGAGTTCAACGTGATCCTGATGACCGAGAAGACCGACGTCATGAAAGCCGGCATCGAGGCCTGCGGATTCAAGAGTCCCCTCATGTGCGCCGCAACGGCCGCCAACATCGATGAGTGGGGCGCCCTGGCCAAGGAGAACAACCTGCCCATCGTCGTCAGGGCCGAATCGGTGGAAGCCCTCCAGGACCTGACCGACAAGCTGGTGGGCATGGGCCACAAGAAGATCATCCTGGATCCGGGTTCCCGGGAGATCAAGCAGGCCCTGGAGGATCAGGTGGCCATCCGGCGCTCCGCCCTCAAGAACGCGAACCGCAAGCTGGGCTTCCCCACCATCACCTTCCCCTGCGCCATGGCGGACAACCTGGAGATGGAGACCTTGATCAGCGCCATGTTCACGGCCAAATACGGCGCCGTCAACGTCATGTCCGACTTCGCCGGCGAAAGCATCTTCCCGCTGCTTCTGGAACGCCTCAACATTTACACCGACCCGCAGCGGCCCATGACGGTCACCGAGGGCATCTATCCCATCAACAACCCCGACGAGAATTCCCCGATCCTGATCACCACCAACTTCGCCCTCACCTACTTCATCGTTTCCGGTGAGATCGAAGGCAGCAAGGTGCCGTGCTGGCTGCTGATCAAGGACTCCGAGGGACTCTCCGTACTGACGGCCTGGGCCGCAGGCAAATTCTCCGGAGACGATGTCGGCATGTTCGTCAAGAAGTCGGGCATCATGGACAAGGCCAAGACCACCGAGCTGGTCATCCCCGGGTACGCCGCGGCTATCGCAGGCGACGTGGAGGAGGAACTGCCCGGGTGGAAAATCACCGTAGGCCCGAGGGAAGCCGCCCACATTCCGGCCTTCCTGAAGGAGAAGACCAAGTAA
- a CDS encoding DUF3786 domain-containing protein: MARMDDYLNARKIAVDTLAAQPFEAIKGRSGLESPAENELRIPFLNRVYRVTYPEFRFEDATGDGAEIPVQEQVLILHYLTGGSTAVTEEFIAYREIEGAAFYFSSFVKRAVDPLKKVFGRNADSLGKPASILGGTPIKAGDAGFEFHVLPHIPVQLILWEGDEEFEPEANILFRENIADFLSPEDVAWYAGMLVYRLISLFYQHQ, translated from the coding sequence ATGGCACGAATGGATGATTATCTCAATGCGAGGAAAATCGCCGTCGATACGCTTGCGGCACAGCCCTTTGAAGCGATCAAGGGGCGCTCCGGCCTGGAATCCCCGGCTGAAAACGAACTCAGGATCCCTTTTCTGAATCGGGTCTACCGGGTCACATACCCCGAGTTCCGGTTCGAGGACGCAACCGGCGACGGCGCGGAGATTCCGGTTCAGGAACAGGTTCTGATCCTCCACTACCTGACCGGGGGGAGCACCGCCGTCACGGAGGAGTTCATCGCATACCGGGAGATCGAGGGTGCGGCCTTTTATTTTTCCTCCTTCGTGAAACGGGCCGTCGATCCCCTTAAAAAGGTTTTCGGCCGCAACGCCGACAGTCTGGGGAAACCCGCGTCGATTCTGGGCGGCACCCCCATCAAGGCGGGCGATGCCGGATTCGAGTTTCATGTCCTGCCGCACATCCCTGTCCAGCTGATTCTGTGGGAGGGCGACGAGGAGTTCGAACCTGAAGCCAACATCCTCTTCAGGGAAAACATCGCGGACTTCCTTTCACCCGAAGACGTCGCCTGGTATGCCGGAATGCTGGTCTACCGACTGATTTCCCTGTTTTATCAACACCAATGA
- a CDS encoding PEP/pyruvate-binding domain-containing protein has translation MIRSQALEVNLASYHVEVEIDPRYTVLQEVMAKYYGLMEGMNTFLKELSHPRRNLQFIVDEARGYALKYFYLLKTHPEGPRAASLYVDIFLDAIHSTADPEVLRDAIDNLLLFIQKTAKDAGSDHIERFMPVLDDAFRRIRALDDAAFFLFVTSYYPMEKIGEELILHTKEIALDLKELNALLFKYFQFTYAYWLGIEDPMEWFEKQVKQVTDRDRLMDIFETVSHRQIEALKVELDGIGHIDVDAAVDKQLYQLSQLLTLPGYSHFTDVYREIPQKLLHSGRDQSQGNRRKVIFLFHIMNIAGLALIHEEALRDINRTLGWLIGNEKYTYIEKLIKDTFSILKARTREFPQTALSCILNMGKGLYKTDELDLVKSFINHVSELGFQAPMIRGVGNDWQIRVNPAHIQNIRTWLELIELNPKWSTRLLSDLIIHLSLTGVFIKDTDLFPRDITGLLNSDIGPVYNLVKQLARLFPVYFNDIGAEGALRDISTNIDEIAHRKDPLIHFLRKQAHVESSNRVVSFIEATLRFWLTLDKRHIEPFVPPSIFEQIDAHGRHVRDLHKILTHLREKGLHLPEDLLSRGKTDLDRLLADLPPVPEHELERMTLAIHFYQLLHRKYSLILAPEACEDLNNYLSQLRSDGFPGVDRLNTMLREDDISGKLHGLLGYLEELKALILSKETYEIREDIYKKRHITVDIPSMYGSYHEMKFNALGLTFRVESVVNVCFEEVVDQIDLSLITKETFYQIYGLLKLFDRALKLDGISSVEFQSQMELLKHSLETRGFTFTQYLDIFKGFARSVSNVINDYFNNIHEYNLNRIIARMSRNEILDKYRIPDGDGDPEKLQHWISEIFLREKIALSLGIQQLDLFLSRILTTLFHQSYKLPDSKLRLLLNYNPQRAMTPIRNPKKSAEGIIHLGNKGNNLVKLNQLGFQTPPGFIITTEVFRSRDVIESYPPAGQNFKDQVARHIQLLEEQTGKRFGDPENPLLCSVRSGSSISQPGMMDTFLNVGINEEIADGIARQTGNTWFAWDNYRRFLQCYGMAFDLKRNDFDEIMRLFKKAKEIAVKRGFTGDQMRELALAYQKRITAAGITIIEDPFEQLLLTINKVLNSWESAKAKTYRKIIGISDDWGTAVTVQAMVYGNLSPASGSGVFFTHNPKWSEDNLRLWGDFTIGNQGEDVVAGLVTTLPISIIQQENEMRDTDITLETHFPEIYQALKGWANQLIYHNGWSPQEIEFTFESPRKADLYILQSRNMSIRERKKVFTFDLEDAGDERVFLGSGIGVSGGAMSGRAVFSLEEIDRWRTVEPETQLILIRGDTVPDDIQEINAADGLMTARGGVTSHAAVVAHRLGKTCVVGCVNLVCNEAERNGLFGDVLITSGDFVSIDGQEGLVYKGFMKIKEA, from the coding sequence TTGATCCGATCCCAGGCCCTCGAGGTCAATCTGGCCAGCTATCACGTCGAGGTCGAAATCGACCCGCGTTACACCGTCCTCCAGGAGGTCATGGCCAAATATTACGGCCTGATGGAGGGGATGAACACCTTTCTGAAGGAGCTTTCCCACCCCCGACGGAACCTCCAGTTTATCGTGGACGAGGCCCGGGGGTATGCCCTCAAGTATTTTTATCTGCTCAAAACGCATCCCGAAGGCCCCAGAGCAGCGTCCCTCTACGTCGATATCTTTCTCGACGCCATTCACTCCACTGCGGATCCGGAGGTTTTGAGGGATGCCATCGACAACCTTCTCCTCTTTATCCAGAAAACCGCCAAGGACGCCGGATCCGATCACATCGAACGGTTCATGCCGGTGCTGGACGACGCCTTCCGGCGCATTCGGGCCCTCGACGACGCCGCCTTTTTCCTCTTCGTCACCAGCTATTACCCCATGGAAAAAATCGGAGAGGAGCTGATCCTCCACACCAAGGAGATCGCGCTGGATCTGAAGGAGCTCAACGCCCTTCTCTTCAAGTATTTCCAGTTCACCTATGCGTATTGGCTGGGCATCGAAGATCCCATGGAATGGTTCGAGAAGCAGGTGAAACAGGTGACGGATCGGGATCGGCTCATGGATATTTTCGAGACCGTCTCCCACCGGCAGATCGAGGCACTGAAGGTCGAGCTGGACGGCATCGGCCACATCGACGTTGACGCGGCCGTCGACAAGCAGCTCTATCAGCTCAGTCAGCTTTTGACCCTGCCCGGCTACAGTCATTTTACGGACGTCTATCGGGAGATCCCCCAGAAACTGCTCCATTCCGGCAGGGATCAGAGCCAGGGAAATCGCAGAAAGGTCATTTTCCTCTTTCACATCATGAACATCGCCGGCCTCGCCCTCATCCACGAGGAGGCCCTCAGGGACATCAACCGGACCCTCGGCTGGCTCATCGGCAATGAAAAATACACCTATATCGAAAAGCTGATCAAAGACACCTTTTCGATCCTGAAGGCCCGCACCCGCGAGTTTCCCCAGACGGCGCTCTCCTGCATCCTCAACATGGGCAAGGGGCTTTACAAGACCGATGAGCTCGACCTGGTCAAATCCTTCATCAATCACGTCAGCGAACTGGGATTCCAGGCACCCATGATCCGGGGGGTCGGCAACGACTGGCAGATTCGGGTCAACCCAGCGCACATCCAGAATATCCGGACCTGGCTGGAGCTCATCGAGCTGAACCCCAAATGGTCGACCCGCCTCCTGTCGGATCTTATCATCCACCTCTCGCTCACCGGGGTTTTCATCAAGGACACGGACCTCTTTCCCCGGGACATCACCGGCCTGCTCAACAGCGATATCGGTCCCGTCTACAACCTGGTAAAGCAGCTGGCCCGGCTCTTTCCCGTCTATTTCAACGACATCGGCGCCGAAGGGGCGCTCCGGGACATATCCACCAATATCGATGAGATCGCCCACCGGAAAGACCCCCTCATCCATTTTCTCAGAAAACAGGCCCACGTGGAGAGCAGCAACCGGGTGGTTTCCTTCATCGAGGCGACGCTCCGTTTCTGGCTGACCCTGGACAAGCGCCACATCGAGCCTTTCGTGCCCCCCAGCATCTTCGAACAAATCGACGCCCACGGCCGCCATGTCCGGGATCTCCACAAGATCCTGACCCACCTGCGGGAGAAGGGCCTCCATCTGCCCGAGGATCTGCTTTCCCGGGGCAAAACAGACCTGGACCGGCTTCTGGCGGATCTGCCGCCGGTTCCGGAACATGAGCTGGAGCGAATGACCCTGGCGATCCATTTCTATCAGCTCCTCCACCGAAAATACTCCCTCATCCTGGCGCCGGAGGCCTGCGAAGACCTCAACAACTACCTCTCCCAGCTGAGATCGGACGGATTCCCCGGCGTGGACCGTCTGAACACAATGCTCCGTGAGGATGACATCTCCGGAAAACTGCACGGACTGCTGGGCTACCTCGAAGAGCTCAAGGCGCTCATTCTGTCGAAGGAGACTTACGAAATCCGGGAGGACATCTACAAAAAGCGCCACATCACGGTGGATATCCCCTCCATGTACGGCAGCTATCACGAAATGAAGTTCAATGCCCTGGGACTGACCTTTCGGGTGGAATCCGTGGTCAATGTCTGTTTCGAGGAGGTTGTCGACCAAATCGACCTGAGTCTCATCACCAAGGAGACCTTCTACCAGATTTACGGCCTGCTGAAGCTTTTCGACCGGGCGCTGAAGCTGGACGGCATCTCCTCGGTGGAATTTCAGAGCCAGATGGAGCTGCTGAAACACTCGCTCGAAACCCGCGGGTTCACCTTCACCCAGTATCTCGATATCTTCAAGGGATTCGCCCGATCGGTGTCCAATGTCATCAACGATTATTTCAACAATATTCATGAGTACAATCTCAATCGTATCATTGCCCGGATGTCGCGAAACGAAATTCTGGACAAATACCGCATCCCCGACGGCGACGGCGACCCGGAAAAACTTCAGCATTGGATCTCCGAGATTTTTCTCAGGGAAAAAATCGCCCTCTCCCTGGGGATCCAGCAGCTCGACCTCTTTTTGAGCCGAATCCTCACCACCCTGTTTCACCAGTCCTACAAGCTGCCGGACAGCAAGCTGAGGCTTCTGCTCAACTACAACCCCCAACGGGCCATGACGCCTATCCGCAACCCTAAAAAATCGGCCGAGGGCATCATCCACCTGGGGAACAAGGGGAACAACCTCGTCAAGCTCAATCAGCTCGGTTTCCAGACGCCCCCCGGGTTCATCATCACCACGGAGGTCTTTCGGAGTCGGGACGTCATCGAGTCCTATCCCCCCGCCGGACAGAATTTCAAGGACCAGGTCGCCCGGCACATTCAGCTTCTCGAAGAACAGACGGGCAAACGTTTTGGAGACCCGGAGAACCCCCTCCTCTGTTCCGTGAGAAGCGGCTCATCCATCTCCCAGCCGGGCATGATGGACACCTTTCTGAACGTGGGCATCAACGAGGAGATCGCCGACGGCATCGCCCGGCAGACGGGCAACACCTGGTTTGCCTGGGACAATTACCGGCGCTTTCTTCAATGCTACGGCATGGCCTTCGATCTCAAGAGAAACGACTTCGACGAGATCATGCGGCTGTTCAAAAAGGCGAAAGAGATCGCCGTGAAGCGGGGCTTTACCGGGGACCAGATGCGGGAGTTGGCCCTGGCCTACCAGAAACGGATCACCGCAGCGGGGATCACCATCATCGAAGACCCTTTCGAGCAGCTCCTCCTGACCATCAACAAGGTGCTCAACTCGTGGGAGTCGGCCAAAGCCAAGACCTACCGGAAGATCATCGGCATCTCGGACGACTGGGGTACCGCCGTCACGGTACAGGCCATGGTCTACGGAAACCTCTCCCCCGCCTCCGGCTCGGGGGTCTTCTTCACCCACAACCCCAAATGGAGCGAGGACAATCTCCGACTGTGGGGGGATTTCACCATAGGCAACCAGGGGGAGGACGTGGTCGCGGGGCTGGTGACAACGTTGCCGATCTCCATCATCCAGCAGGAGAACGAGATGCGGGACACCGACATCACCCTGGAGACCCACTTTCCTGAAATCTACCAGGCGCTCAAGGGGTGGGCCAACCAGTTGATCTACCACAACGGCTGGAGTCCCCAGGAAATCGAGTTCACCTTCGAAAGCCCCCGCAAGGCAGACCTTTATATTCTCCAAAGCCGGAACATGTCGATCCGGGAGCGCAAGAAAGTCTTCACCTTCGATCTCGAGGACGCCGGGGACGAACGGGTCTTTCTGGGCAGCGGCATCGGGGTCAGCGGCGGGGCGATGAGCGGCCGCGCCGTCTTCAGCCTGGAAGAGATCGACCGGTGGCGCACCGTCGAGCCCGAGACCCAGCTCATCCTCATCCGCGGGGATACGGTGCCCGACGACATCCAGGAAATCAACGCTGCCGACGGCCTCATGACCGCCAGGGGGGGCGTCACCTCCCACGCGGCAGTGGTCGCCCACCGGCTTGGCAAGACCTGCGTGGTCGGGTGCGTCAATCTGGTCTGCAACGAAGCCGAACGGAACGGTCTTTTCGGCGACGTCCTCATCACCTCCGGGGACTTCGTCAGCATCGACGGTCAGGAAGGTCTGGTCTATAAAGGCTTCATGAAGATCAAGGAAGCATAG